The sequence ccctcccttatTAGATAATGAATTCTATCCTGAACTTTAGTTGTGAAACGtaccctctttcttcttctactatATTTTATGATGGGTCCTTTTACAATTTGGCTGCCAATCCATTTGAAGGTTATTGATGTTAGCATCCTTTCTGATAGACCACAGCTATTTCCTTAGCAATCGCTCACTTTTATCTACTACTCACAGGTCACAAAGCATTTTTTCACAGCAAGCTTGTGAGAAAGGtaatatccccatttttataaatgaagaaactgatactcAGAAGTAGATAATTAATACTCAAGTATTTAGTCTTTTCTGTATTCCTCGATGACTATTAtgagaaaaggaataaaggaaaaaaacagcttAGGGATATTACCCATGTTCATTTAAACACAGAATATAgaattagatctgatttttcattcCTACCAATTTCATAAACATCATACATTCCAGTCATCCCAGAGCTTGTCAACTATACAGAAAAAACCAAATACTTGTATTGAGAGAGTAccgaatttgaagtcagaggatctaagttcaaaccTCAGTTCTgcaatttattaactttttatgttGAGTAAATGATTTGgtcctgtttcttcatctataaataagTGATGATGACTTCATAATtcctcttccagttctaacatctATGATCTTTTAAGTTCATCCATAGAAGGTCACAAATCCTATTTCTAACCCATGTCCCCAAGATTAATTGTTCCCTCTCTATAAAGCTGTTGGAAAGAAAAGTGGCAGGGAatttgggagggaaaaggggattTTCTGATAATTTAGAAATTTATATATTAAGATATCCCTGATGCACTCATCCTCAACCATGCTAATATGCACACCTGCATTGATGtgatttgcattttaaagttaattatataattttctgtCCCTGAATTTTTCTCAACCCATAAGAAAACCTGCCATAGTTCATTTACATACTTCTTTTTGATATCCAGACAGGATATAAGCTTCATCAACTcttttgaaaatagagaaaacatCCCTTTTAACAGTAGTCAAGATTTAAAGTCATCCCAAATATTAGCAGAGATTTCCCTACAAAAAGAGTACTAGGAAGCTTCATGtagttataaaatgaagaagctgacactttcaaaaagataatttttatttaaaaccaaaagacTGGAAATAAGCAGTCTGTGACTCTTAAGATTATGAAGACCAGACAACAATGAAAAGTCACCAAATTCAAGTGAAAAATCTTGCTGTAAAGTAgcagaacaagaaaaaacaattgagGCTAGCCCAAAATTTCTTTCTGGGTAATTTCAAAAATGGTTGCTGCATTGGTTCATTGGGATGGAGATGGGGAACACAAAATTCTGTCATTCAGGCAACCTTGAAAGCCTCAGAGATACACCCCATCCATCACCCACTCTAAAGCACATGGATTCACAGGGCTAGACTTTCAAGGCAGCATGTAGAAGCAGGAAGCAGTATTGGACTTTGAAGTCAGAAGTCAAGGAATGGATCATTCCCTCCATTTTCCTGagtgcctcatttttctcatattagATCAGGAATTATGATGCTTTAAACTTACTCCCttacaaattaaataagaaaaaaatgtttataaattctaaagcattataaaaacctattactataaatttatattttatttgacctAAATACAAATCAGGCCACATCTTTCTCAATGGAACTTTTTTGTCTATCAGTCTTTAGCTAGGTTGTTTTAGAAACAAAATCACAGTATTAGAACATAAAGTAGAAGCCATACTTTTGGAAAGAAtacttttttattgttcagtcctgtctaattcttcatgaccccatttggggttttcttggcaaagatactaaaatggtttgcatttcttcctccagctcattttacagatgaggaaactgaggcaaaaggggtgaagtgatttgcctggggcCCCATagtcagaagatgagtcttccttacttcagggctgtcGCTCTATCCATTTTACCACCTACTGCCCATATACACTTCTCTCCACTCCACCATATTGCTTCTCATTGTTAGTAATACTCaagtctttttatgcttctcaatgactattatgagaaagaaaaaaagggatatGACCCATGTTCATTTAAATGCAAAAGGTAGAATCAGATCTGATTTTTCATTCCTACCAATTTCATAAACATCATACATTTAGAGCTTAGGATAGATCAAATAAGGTACTTATTAATCAGTTAGCACAGCACCTAGCATACagcaagcactatataaatatttattctgtcCCCTTCCcttcaaaaagaataaatagtaaGATGAAAGTGAACTCTAAACTATATCAGCATTCACTGACTAGAACTAAAAGAGGGCCTTTTTTATGAAAAGATTAGCACTAAAGTCCTGCTCTGATATCTCACTATGGCATGGAGATCCACCCAGGGTTTTATCCCCCAGAACATAAGCCCCTGGAGCTGGGCACACAGACCCAGTGGCAAGGTAGGAACCTGAGGGTCTGGCTGGCTCCCCACCATTTGTCAGATTTATGACCCACCTTCTGCTTGTGGTTCACAGTACTCCTAAGTGAGACCTGAAcctgattaaaatgtaactaggaaatgtttcacacacaaaaataaataaataaaaataaaatacaacagatAATGTTGACTTGTGCTTTTCTGCATTGGTATGGGGGCTATagagatctgtttctatttgagttgacAGTATATAGAATAACAACATATTTGACAACAGCAATCCTTTAAAGACCATTTACTGAGTTACAATAAAGGGATTGTGATCTCTATTGATGGATGGATCCTGGATCCCAGAAATTATAAAATTCCACCTGAGTGTTCTGAATTATACCTTCTCTAACTTTCCTAAggagatttccttttctttctttcagacaAAGGACTCCAGAGATAGCAACAGCCCAAAGACACCTGACCTGTTTCATTTACATCAAATGACTGGCTTCGATGGCTTTGAGTGCCCTGTAGGCCTAAAGCACAGACAGGAGTTCTTTCCACAATGGCGGCTGCCCATCAAGATGGCAGCCATCATAGCCCTCCTAACCTTCCTTTATACTTGCCTGAGGGACGTCATCCACCCCTTTGTAATGACTGGAGCGCACTTTTTCTATAAGATTCCAATCCTGGTCATCAACAAAGTTTTGCCAGTGGTCTCCATCACTCTCTTGGCTCTGGTTTATTTGCCCGGAATCATCGCAGCGGCTTTCCAGCTTCGTAACGGAACCAAGTATAAGAGATTTCCAGATTGGTTGAACAAGTGGATGCTGGCAAGGAAGCAGTTTGgacttctcagtttcttttttgccTCACTGCACGCTATTTACAGTTTATCCTATCCGATGAGGAGGTCGTACAGATACAAACTGCTAAACTGGGCCTATAAACAGGTACGGCTCTCACTGGGGTGCTAATGGAAAAGATCTGTAtcattaatataatatagtatattattactatattaatataatagtagTATATTAGGAATCATTAGTATGACAACTAATGATTCCTCCCTCTATTTCTACTCCAGAATCCCCCAGAAAGTCAACAAAGCTTGTCTTTTAAGGATGGCTTATATAACCTGGTCTAATAGAAAGAGATCTCTGGATTAGATTTTAGAAAGATGAGGTTCATAGACTGCCTCTgaggctgtgtaaccctgggcaaccACTTTAAGCCAAAAAGTTGCAGAAAAGCCATTTCTTCATTAGTTAACATAATCATCACAGAAGCAATTTCTTCTTGAGGAGATTCCTAAATCAAGGAAATCACAGAAATGGACCACCTTCCACCCTCTCCATCCACCCGCCCAAAAA comes from Sarcophilus harrisii chromosome 5, mSarHar1.11, whole genome shotgun sequence and encodes:
- the STEAP1 gene encoding metalloreductase STEAP1 isoform X1 produces the protein MENRKDITNQEELCEMKAREKMEEHDHLTKDSRDSNSPKTPDLFHLHQMTGFDGFECPVGLKHRQEFFPQWRLPIKMAAIIALLTFLYTCLRDVIHPFVMTGAHFFYKIPILVINKVLPVVSITLLALVYLPGIIAAAFQLRNGTKYKRFPDWLNKWMLARKQFGLLSFFFASLHAIYSLSYPMRRSYRYKLLNWAYKQVQQNKEDAWVEHDVWRMEIYVSLGIVGLALLALLAVTSIPSVSNSLTWREFHYIQSKLGIFCLLLGTVHALIFAWNKWVDVKQFVWYTPPTFMIAILLPVVVLTCKFILLLPCFRKRIQKIRHGWEDPTKINKAEIAFHL
- the STEAP1 gene encoding metalloreductase STEAP1 isoform X2, coding for MENRKDITNQEELCEMKAREKMEEHDHLTKDSRDSNSPKTPDLFHLHQMTGFDGFECPVGLKHRQEFFPQWRLPIKMAAIIALLTFLYTCLRDVIHPFVMTGAHFFYKIPILVINKVLPVVSITLLALVYLPGIIAAAFQLRNGTKYKRFPDWLNKWMLARKQFGLLSFFFASLHAIYSLSYPMRRSYRYKLLNWAYKQVQQNKEDAWVEHDVWRMEIYVSLGIVGLALLALLAVTSIPSVSNSLTWREFHYIQC